The following are from one region of the Streptomyces changanensis genome:
- a CDS encoding VOC family protein, with amino-acid sequence MITTDFVPGSPCWLDLGAPDVGAAAAFYGSVFDWEYRSFGEEAGEYGFFQLNGKTVAGLGALSEEGARSAWMIYFCTRDADATTEAVRRSGGSVRVEPMEADGEGRMAQYTDPQGGQFAVWQPGTHKGLDAVDEPGSLSWVELYTTDAAAAKAFYGDLFGWRTQDMDLPGGGGTYALITPADLPEERMHGGLMELPAEQLQPTGGRPYWHPVFASEDCDATVARVTAAGGSVQMGPEDAEGVGRLAVCLDPAGADFVVLTPSPS; translated from the coding sequence GTGATCACCACCGACTTCGTCCCCGGATCCCCCTGCTGGCTCGACCTCGGCGCGCCCGACGTCGGCGCCGCGGCCGCGTTCTACGGGTCCGTCTTCGACTGGGAGTACCGGTCGTTCGGGGAGGAGGCGGGCGAATACGGCTTCTTCCAGCTGAACGGCAAGACGGTGGCCGGGCTCGGCGCGCTCTCCGAGGAGGGTGCCCGTTCGGCGTGGATGATCTACTTCTGCACGCGGGACGCCGACGCGACGACGGAGGCGGTGCGCCGGTCCGGCGGCTCCGTGCGGGTGGAGCCGATGGAGGCCGACGGCGAGGGCCGGATGGCGCAGTACACCGACCCGCAGGGTGGGCAGTTCGCCGTCTGGCAGCCCGGTACACACAAGGGCCTCGACGCGGTGGACGAACCGGGGTCGCTGTCCTGGGTGGAGCTGTACACGACGGACGCGGCCGCCGCGAAGGCGTTCTACGGCGACCTGTTCGGCTGGCGGACGCAGGACATGGACCTGCCCGGCGGGGGCGGCACGTACGCGCTGATCACACCGGCCGACCTGCCGGAGGAGCGCATGCACGGCGGTCTGATGGAGCTGCCGGCGGAGCAGCTGCAGCCGACCGGCGGCCGCCCCTACTGGCACCCCGTCTTCGCGAGCGAGGACTGCGACGCCACCGTCGCCCGGGTCACGGCGGCCGGCGGCAGCGTGCAGATGGGCCCCGAGGACGCGGAGGGCGTCGGGCGGCTGGCCGTCTGCCTCGACCCCGCGGGCGCGGACTTCGTCGTCCTGACGCCCTCCCCCAGCTGA
- a CDS encoding SpoIIE family protein phosphatase, which yields MDTPLRTFSESPEDPFALHRAATAVLDGRGTVVGWSPLAERLLGYRPEDVIGRRALEVLVDAADRTAAVTAIGACVAGGGWFGVLPVRRRDGRRLRMGFRSRLIVRAGRGEEWFLVGAPADDVIQWETDRSLLDGIFRRCPIGVSVHGPDLSILRVNRAIATFGGASAEDIRGLRMGDFLVAPDALTAERGLRSVLETGRPLIFTEQPCRLRTDPPGRERVVAVSAFRMEDPAGEVLGVTQFIEDVTDRALARRRLALLNEASARIGTTLDITRTAEELARVAVPGLADCVAVDLLEPVVRGWEPARNASGRLCRVALACVTSEPPPAARRADGEDAFAPGSTQARSLRERRPVREAVVGASAAGGAPEAAGHAPDAHSMMAVPLTARGVLLGVVSLWRAYRPEPFEDDDLTLAAEFAARAAVSIDNARRFTQQREAALSLQRSLLPSDVPEHPAVEVAHRYLPAGGATEVGGDWFDVIPLSGSRVALVVGDVVGHGVPAAATMGRLRTAVHTLAGLDLEPDEVLSQLDDLVGRIAREQEATGPVTGDQIVGATCLYAVYDPISRRCALARAGHPPPVLVTPRGRAALVDLPAGPPLGLGGLPFEAAEFELPEGSLIALYTDGLIESGRHDVDEGLRLLYAALDAPEPDLDALCGRVTRTVLPERPTDDVAVLLARTRVLPPGNVATWTLPTDPTAAQLARRLTAAQLAEWGLEEYAFTTELVVSELVTNAYRYAAGPVQLRLIRDSALVCEVSDASTTAPHLRRARSTDEGGRGLFLVAQLTDRWGTRYTRDGKTVWTEQALDGRAEALAALLSDA from the coding sequence ATGGACACGCCGCTGCGAACGTTCAGCGAGAGCCCGGAGGACCCCTTCGCGCTGCACCGCGCCGCCACGGCCGTCCTCGACGGGCGGGGCACGGTCGTCGGCTGGAGCCCCCTCGCCGAACGACTGCTGGGGTACCGGCCCGAGGACGTGATCGGCCGGCGGGCGCTGGAGGTGCTGGTGGACGCGGCGGACCGGACGGCGGCCGTGACGGCGATCGGCGCGTGCGTCGCCGGGGGCGGCTGGTTCGGCGTCCTGCCGGTGCGGCGCCGGGACGGGCGGCGGCTGCGGATGGGGTTCCGGTCCCGGCTCATCGTCCGCGCCGGGCGCGGTGAGGAGTGGTTCCTCGTGGGCGCCCCGGCGGACGACGTCATCCAGTGGGAGACGGACCGCTCCCTGCTCGACGGGATCTTCCGCCGCTGCCCCATCGGGGTCTCGGTACACGGCCCCGACCTGTCGATCCTGCGGGTCAACCGCGCCATCGCCACGTTCGGTGGCGCGTCCGCGGAGGACATCCGCGGCCTGCGCATGGGCGACTTCCTGGTCGCGCCCGACGCCCTGACCGCCGAACGGGGGCTGCGGTCGGTGCTGGAGACCGGCCGTCCGCTCATCTTCACCGAACAGCCCTGCCGCCTGCGCACCGATCCGCCCGGCCGGGAGCGGGTCGTCGCCGTGTCGGCCTTCCGCATGGAGGACCCCGCCGGGGAGGTGCTCGGCGTCACCCAGTTCATCGAGGACGTGACCGACCGGGCGCTCGCCCGCCGGCGGCTCGCGCTGCTGAACGAGGCCAGCGCGCGGATCGGCACCACCCTCGACATCACCCGGACGGCCGAGGAGCTGGCCCGCGTGGCGGTGCCGGGCCTCGCCGACTGCGTGGCGGTGGACCTCCTGGAGCCGGTGGTGCGGGGCTGGGAGCCCGCGCGCAACGCCTCGGGGCGGCTGTGCCGGGTGGCGCTGGCCTGTGTCACGTCCGAGCCGCCGCCGGCCGCCCGGCGGGCCGACGGGGAGGACGCGTTCGCGCCCGGTTCGACCCAGGCGCGCTCCCTGCGCGAACGGCGGCCTGTCCGGGAGGCGGTGGTCGGGGCGTCCGCGGCCGGTGGCGCCCCGGAGGCGGCGGGGCACGCCCCGGACGCCCACTCGATGATGGCGGTCCCGCTCACCGCCCGGGGAGTGCTGCTGGGGGTGGTGAGCCTGTGGCGGGCGTACCGGCCCGAGCCGTTCGAGGACGACGACCTGACGCTGGCGGCGGAGTTCGCCGCGCGGGCCGCCGTCTCCATCGACAACGCGCGCCGGTTCACGCAGCAGCGCGAGGCGGCGCTGTCGTTGCAGCGCAGCCTCCTGCCGTCGGACGTGCCGGAGCACCCGGCGGTCGAGGTCGCGCACCGCTACCTGCCGGCGGGCGGCGCCACGGAGGTGGGCGGGGACTGGTTCGACGTGATTCCCCTGTCGGGCTCCCGGGTCGCGCTCGTCGTCGGTGACGTCGTGGGCCACGGCGTGCCGGCGGCGGCGACCATGGGGCGGCTGCGCACGGCCGTGCACACGCTCGCCGGGCTCGACCTGGAGCCCGACGAGGTGCTGTCCCAGCTGGACGACCTCGTCGGCCGGATCGCCCGGGAGCAGGAGGCGACCGGCCCGGTCACCGGGGACCAGATCGTCGGCGCGACCTGCCTGTACGCGGTGTACGACCCGATCTCGCGTCGCTGCGCGCTGGCGCGGGCCGGGCACCCGCCGCCCGTCCTGGTCACCCCGCGCGGACGGGCGGCCCTCGTCGACCTGCCGGCGGGGCCGCCGCTCGGACTGGGTGGGCTGCCCTTCGAGGCGGCGGAGTTCGAACTGCCGGAGGGCAGCCTCATCGCCCTCTACACGGACGGCCTCATCGAGTCGGGCCGGCACGACGTGGACGAGGGGCTGCGACTGCTGTACGCGGCGCTCGACGCTCCCGAACCCGACCTGGACGCGCTCTGCGGCCGGGTGACGCGGACCGTGCTGCCGGAGCGCCCCACCGACGACGTGGCGGTGCTGCTGGCCCGCACCCGCGTCCTGCCGCCGGGGAACGTCGCCACGTGGACGCTGCCGACGGACCCGACGGCGGCCCAGCTGGCGCGCCGGCTGACGGCGGCCCAGCTGGCGGAGTGGGGGCTGGAGGAGTACGCGTTCACGACGGAGCTGGTCGTCAGCGAGCTGGTCACCAACGCCTACCGGTACGCGGCCGGCCCGGTGCAACTGCGGCTGATCCGGGACTCGGCGCTCGTCTGCGAGGTGTCGGACGCCAGCACGACCGCCCCCCACCTGCGCCGGGCGCGCAGCACCGACGAGGGCGGCCGCGGCCTGTTCCTGGTCGCCCAGCTCACCGACCGCTGGGGTACCCGGTACACCCGCGACGGCAAGACGGTCTGGACGGAACAGGCCCTGGACGGGCGCGCCGAGGCCCTCGCCGCCCTCCTGTCCGACGCGTGA
- a CDS encoding helix-turn-helix transcriptional regulator: MSAGRLLSLLLLLQSRGRVTARGAAKELDVSVRTAYRDLARLRDAGVPLYAEPGPGGGYGLVDGYRTRLTGLSEGEARALFLAGLPGPAVDLGLGAEVAAARLKLLAALPAGHRQEAARTAAVFHLDAPGWYRASEPAPHLPVLVDAVLGRRAVDVRYRRWRTPREVSRRLRPYGLVLKSGTWYLVAAGGRVATYRVDRVLDAVPTGEVFDRPGDFDLEAYWTAYLEDFTARRHTGTATVRFSPRGRARLPDNAPPEVVRAVDATAVPVGEGGWVEAVVPTEGVEHACGELLRLGADVEVVAPPELRRAMAATVRALARAYDTGPAPADVADGTGTGGVADGAGTGDGRRGGR, encoded by the coding sequence ATGTCCGCCGGCCGTCTGCTCTCGTTGTTGCTGCTGCTCCAGTCCCGCGGCCGGGTGACGGCCCGCGGCGCGGCGAAGGAGCTGGACGTCTCCGTCCGCACCGCCTACCGCGACCTCGCCCGCCTGCGCGACGCCGGTGTCCCGCTGTACGCCGAACCGGGACCCGGTGGCGGGTACGGGCTCGTCGACGGCTACCGCACCCGGCTGACCGGCCTCAGCGAGGGCGAGGCGCGCGCCCTGTTCCTCGCCGGGCTGCCCGGCCCCGCGGTGGACCTCGGGCTCGGGGCGGAGGTCGCGGCGGCCCGCCTGAAGCTCCTCGCCGCCCTGCCGGCGGGGCACCGGCAGGAGGCGGCGAGGACCGCGGCGGTGTTCCACCTGGACGCCCCCGGCTGGTACCGCGCATCCGAACCCGCCCCGCACCTGCCGGTCCTCGTCGACGCGGTCCTCGGCCGCCGGGCGGTGGACGTGCGTTACCGGCGGTGGCGCACCCCGCGGGAGGTGAGCCGACGGCTGCGCCCCTACGGGCTGGTGCTGAAGTCGGGCACCTGGTACCTCGTGGCGGCGGGCGGCCGGGTCGCGACCTACCGGGTCGACCGGGTGCTCGACGCCGTACCGACGGGGGAGGTCTTCGACCGGCCGGGCGACTTCGACCTGGAGGCGTACTGGACGGCGTACCTGGAGGACTTCACGGCGCGCCGCCACACCGGTACGGCGACCGTGCGGTTCTCCCCGCGCGGCCGGGCGAGGCTGCCGGACAACGCCCCGCCGGAGGTGGTGCGGGCCGTCGACGCCACGGCCGTGCCCGTGGGGGAGGGCGGCTGGGTGGAGGCGGTCGTCCCGACCGAGGGCGTCGAGCACGCCTGCGGGGAACTGCTCCGGCTGGGGGCCGACGTCGAGGTCGTCGCACCCCCCGAGCTGCGCCGGGCGATGGCCGCCACGGTGCGCGCCCTCGCCCGCGCCTACGACACCGGCCCGGCCCCGGCCGACGTGGCGGATGGCACGGGGACGGGCGGCGTGGCGGACGGGGCGGGGACGGGCGACGGTCGGCGCGGTGGCCGTTGA
- a CDS encoding lytic polysaccharide monooxygenase auxiliary activity family 9 protein: MTARTFTRLAAVAATVPLLVVLTPTQASAHGTMYGPVSRVATCYAEGPEHPDTQVCKDLVATSGTQPLYDWNEVNIANADGRHRQLIPDGKLCSANREKYKALDWARTDWAATPVSAGPLAFKYRVTAAHPGTMTVYITKEGYDPTKPLKWSDLDEKPVAVANVARTAPSGWYEFGGTLPDRTGRHLLYKIWQRNDSPEAFYSCSDVTYAKAAAAAPQAPTEKQIEAGLSKSTVSHHGHGGDLPGEQQTVLPQTLASVAAVGITAACFLSTRRRRTD, from the coding sequence ATGACAGCGAGAACGTTCACCCGCCTGGCGGCGGTAGCGGCCACGGTGCCGCTGCTCGTCGTCCTGACCCCCACTCAGGCGAGCGCCCACGGCACCATGTACGGCCCGGTCAGCCGGGTCGCGACGTGCTACGCCGAGGGCCCGGAGCACCCGGACACCCAGGTCTGCAAGGACCTCGTCGCGACGAGCGGCACCCAGCCGCTCTACGACTGGAACGAGGTGAACATCGCCAACGCCGACGGCCGGCACCGCCAGTTGATCCCGGACGGCAAGCTCTGCTCCGCCAACCGGGAGAAGTACAAGGCACTGGACTGGGCGCGCACCGACTGGGCCGCCACGCCGGTCTCCGCCGGCCCGCTCGCCTTCAAGTACCGCGTCACGGCCGCGCACCCCGGCACCATGACCGTCTACATCACCAAGGAGGGCTACGACCCCACGAAGCCCCTGAAGTGGTCCGACCTCGACGAGAAGCCGGTGGCCGTGGCCAACGTGGCGAGGACGGCGCCGAGCGGCTGGTACGAGTTCGGCGGGACGCTCCCCGACCGCACCGGTCGCCACCTGCTGTACAAGATCTGGCAGCGCAACGACAGCCCGGAGGCGTTCTACAGCTGCTCGGACGTCACCTACGCCAAGGCCGCGGCGGCCGCACCGCAGGCCCCCACGGAGAAGCAGATCGAGGCGGGGCTGTCCAAGTCGACCGTGAGCCACCACGGCCACGGCGGCGACCTGCCCGGCGAGCAGCAGACCGTCCTGCCCCAGACCCTGGCCAGCGTGGCCGCGGTGGGCATCACGGCCGCCTGCTTCCTCTCCACCCGCCGCCGCAGGACCGACTGA
- a CDS encoding glycosyltransferase family 2 protein, which produces MVEISVVVPCFDESEVIDVFHETVLAALEPTGADFELCYVDDGSRDATVDRLRELARADVRVRYTSFSRNFGKEAAMLAGMRMARGAAVVLMDADLQHPPELLPRMLELHQHGYDQVVAQRDRSGEGAVRKAFSRTYYRLVRRFMDVEVVDGAGDFRLLSRRAVEAVLTLPESNRFSKGLFSWIGFDTVSFRYENVERAAGASKWGGRRLLNYGIDGLLSFNSRPLRLAIHTGLWLFLSAFAYALWIVANALLDGVDTPGYATLITAIVGLSGVQLATLGVIGEYVGRIYHESKRRPHYVVRETERDAGRRAGAGRSTARAGRP; this is translated from the coding sequence ATGGTGGAGATCTCGGTCGTCGTTCCGTGTTTCGACGAAAGCGAGGTGATCGACGTCTTCCACGAGACGGTGCTGGCCGCGCTGGAGCCGACGGGGGCGGACTTCGAGCTCTGCTACGTGGACGATGGCAGCCGCGACGCGACCGTCGACCGGCTGCGGGAACTGGCCCGCGCCGACGTGCGCGTCCGCTACACGTCCTTCAGCCGGAACTTCGGCAAGGAGGCGGCGATGCTCGCCGGGATGCGGATGGCGCGGGGCGCCGCCGTGGTGCTGATGGACGCCGACCTCCAGCACCCGCCGGAGCTGCTGCCCCGCATGCTGGAGCTGCACCAGCACGGCTACGACCAGGTGGTGGCCCAGCGGGACCGGTCCGGTGAGGGCGCGGTCCGCAAGGCGTTCAGCCGGACGTACTACCGCCTGGTGCGGCGGTTCATGGACGTCGAGGTCGTCGACGGCGCCGGTGACTTCCGGCTCCTGTCGCGCCGCGCCGTCGAGGCGGTCCTGACCCTCCCGGAGAGCAACCGCTTCTCCAAGGGTCTGTTCTCGTGGATCGGCTTCGACACCGTGAGCTTCCGCTACGAGAACGTGGAGCGGGCCGCCGGAGCGTCCAAGTGGGGCGGCAGACGGCTGCTGAACTACGGCATCGACGGGCTGCTGTCGTTCAACAGCCGGCCGCTGCGGCTGGCCATCCACACCGGGCTGTGGCTGTTCCTGTCGGCGTTCGCCTACGCCCTGTGGATCGTGGCGAACGCGCTGCTGGACGGGGTCGACACCCCCGGCTACGCGACGCTGATCACGGCCATCGTGGGGCTGAGCGGGGTACAGCTGGCGACGCTCGGCGTGATCGGCGAGTACGTCGGGCGGATCTACCACGAGTCCAAACGGCGGCCGCACTACGTGGTGCGGGAGACCGAGCGGGACGCCGGGCGCCGGGCGGGGGCCGGCCGGTCCACGGCCCGGGCGGGCCGCCCCTGA
- a CDS encoding FAD-binding oxidoreductase, translating to MERTRGRGAAGTGREDGGTAPGSGGVTSESGGSSRRRVLGAGAAALSGAFLTAGIVPPGAGGGSPAPAAGRVARRPVRTARRPARAADWAALARGLDGSLVRPGDRAYDAARTLFNPRFDAVRPAGVAYCARPEDVRSCLEFARRHAVPVAVRSGGHSYAGWSSGPGLVVDVQRMASVTLSGGEARIGAGAKLIDVYDRLTARGRTVPAGSCPTVGVSGLALGGGIGVVSRAYGLTSDNVTGARIVTADGRVRDVDARHDPDLFWALRGGGNARFGVVTELRMRTHAAPECTTFFLRWPWARAAAVVREWQRWAPTAPDGIWANLHLSAPVGGRPGAVRVGGLALTGRADLENRLDRLADAVGTAPSSSSVRTRPFMDAMKVMGGVSGWTIAQAHQKGDLPGRTTQGKVARESYAARSDFYTRAVPADGVATLLARVERLARLGGGGAGSVALDAMGGAVNRVRPGDTAFVHRDALFLAQYIVSWPDRAAAGTVARHRAWLDGTYDAMRPWASGRAYQNYTDPALRDWRRAYYGANADRLARVEAAYDPARLFRHPHSF from the coding sequence ATGGAGCGGACGCGGGGGCGCGGGGCAGCCGGCACGGGCCGGGAGGACGGTGGCACGGCCCCGGGGAGCGGTGGGGTGACCTCCGAGAGCGGTGGGAGCAGCCGGCGGCGGGTGCTGGGCGCGGGCGCCGCGGCCCTGTCGGGGGCGTTCCTCACGGCCGGGATCGTCCCGCCGGGGGCGGGGGGCGGGTCCCCGGCGCCCGCGGCGGGGCGCGTGGCGCGCCGGCCTGTGCGCACGGCGCGCAGGCCGGCGCGGGCCGCGGACTGGGCGGCCCTCGCGCGGGGTCTGGACGGGTCGCTGGTGCGGCCGGGTGACCGCGCCTACGACGCCGCGCGGACGCTGTTCAACCCGCGCTTCGACGCCGTCCGCCCGGCCGGTGTCGCCTACTGCGCGCGGCCCGAGGACGTGCGGTCCTGCCTGGAGTTCGCCCGCCGCCACGCGGTGCCGGTGGCGGTGCGCAGCGGCGGCCACTCGTACGCGGGCTGGTCGTCGGGGCCGGGGCTCGTGGTGGACGTGCAGCGGATGGCGTCGGTGACACTGTCGGGGGGCGAGGCGCGGATCGGCGCGGGGGCGAAGCTGATCGACGTGTACGACCGGCTGACCGCCCGCGGCAGGACCGTACCGGCCGGCTCGTGCCCGACGGTGGGCGTCTCGGGGCTGGCGCTGGGCGGCGGGATCGGCGTGGTCAGTCGGGCGTACGGGCTGACCAGCGACAACGTGACCGGCGCCCGGATCGTCACGGCCGACGGGCGGGTGCGGGACGTCGACGCCCGGCACGACCCCGACCTGTTCTGGGCGCTGCGCGGCGGCGGCAACGCCCGGTTCGGTGTGGTCACGGAGCTGCGGATGCGCACGCACGCGGCCCCGGAGTGCACGACGTTCTTCCTCCGCTGGCCGTGGGCCCGGGCGGCCGCGGTGGTCCGGGAGTGGCAGCGCTGGGCGCCCACCGCGCCGGACGGGATCTGGGCCAACCTCCACCTGTCGGCCCCGGTGGGCGGGCGGCCCGGTGCCGTACGGGTGGGGGGCCTGGCCCTCACGGGCCGCGCGGACCTGGAGAACCGGCTCGACCGGCTCGCCGACGCGGTCGGCACGGCGCCCTCGTCGTCCTCGGTGCGGACGCGGCCCTTCATGGACGCGATGAAGGTGATGGGCGGCGTGTCGGGGTGGACGATCGCGCAGGCCCACCAGAAGGGCGACCTGCCCGGCCGCACCACGCAGGGCAAGGTGGCGCGCGAGTCGTACGCGGCGCGCTCCGACTTCTACACGCGGGCCGTCCCGGCCGACGGGGTCGCAACGCTCCTGGCCCGCGTGGAGCGGCTGGCCCGACTGGGCGGGGGCGGGGCGGGCAGCGTGGCCCTGGACGCCATGGGCGGCGCGGTGAACCGGGTCCGGCCGGGTGACACGGCGTTCGTCCACCGGGACGCGCTCTTCCTGGCGCAGTACATCGTCTCGTGGCCCGACCGGGCGGCGGCGGGCACGGTCGCCCGGCACCGGGCGTGGCTGGACGGCACGTACGACGCGATGCGCCCGTGGGCGAGCGGCCGGGCCTACCAGAACTACACCGACCCGGCGCTGCGCGACTGGCGCCGGGCCTACTACGGTGCGAACGCCGACCGCCTGGCGCGGGTGGAGGCGGCCTACGACCCGGCGCGGCTCTTCCGCCACCCGCACTCCTTCTGA
- a CDS encoding NIPSNAP family protein produces the protein MPEPPLPATGAPVAAPAVGPRRPSVVELRQYTLRPGRRDELVELFDREFVESQEEVGMAVLGQFRDLDDPDRFVWLRGFRDMEGRHLGLGAFYGGPVWARHGPAANATMVSSDDVLLLRPLAGAGLTARVAPRPAVGAPDPGGVVSAVVWSFPPGRREGVDLVRDGLLPALRRTGPAPVAVLATEPAANTFPRLPVRTGENVVVALTPYPDEAARRRHLARLHGDRGAREEVLVPLERELTAPPQVLRLGPTARSLLR, from the coding sequence GTGCCCGAACCCCCCCTGCCCGCCACCGGGGCGCCCGTGGCGGCGCCCGCTGTGGGGCCCCGCCGCCCGTCGGTGGTCGAGCTGCGCCAGTACACGCTGCGGCCCGGTCGGCGTGACGAGCTGGTCGAGCTCTTCGACCGGGAGTTCGTGGAGTCCCAGGAGGAGGTGGGGATGGCCGTCCTCGGCCAGTTCCGCGACCTGGACGACCCGGACCGGTTCGTCTGGCTGCGCGGCTTTCGCGACATGGAGGGCCGGCACCTGGGGCTGGGCGCCTTCTACGGCGGCCCGGTCTGGGCGCGGCACGGGCCGGCGGCCAACGCCACGATGGTGTCCTCGGACGACGTGCTGCTGTTGCGGCCCCTCGCCGGGGCGGGCCTCACCGCGCGCGTGGCGCCGCGGCCGGCCGTGGGCGCCCCGGACCCGGGCGGCGTGGTGTCGGCCGTCGTGTGGTCCTTCCCGCCCGGTCGGCGCGAGGGCGTCGACCTGGTCCGCGACGGGCTGCTGCCGGCGCTGCGGCGGACCGGCCCGGCGCCGGTCGCCGTGCTGGCCACCGAGCCGGCGGCCAACACCTTCCCCCGGCTCCCGGTCCGTACCGGGGAGAACGTCGTCGTCGCGCTGACCCCGTACCCCGACGAGGCGGCCCGGCGGCGCCACCTGGCCCGTCTGCACGGGGACAGGGGCGCGCGGGAGGAGGTGCTCGTCCCCCTGGAGAGGGAGCTGACCGCGCCTCCCCAGGTGCTGCGGCTCGGGCCGACGGCCCGCTCGCTCCTGCGCTGA